The proteins below are encoded in one region of Tomitella fengzijianii:
- a CDS encoding MerR family transcriptional regulator has product MTEYRIDDLAQAAGVSVRNVRVYQERGLLPAPRREGRAAWYSDGHLARLELIARMLERGYTFATIGELLTAAQEGLRVTDVLGSSSPPKPAGAWQKLRSAARLPLAELRRLFGEDPTPESIRRSARLGALADAVAGEDGYVISHPQLLEAVGELTEVGIPLDDLLTLAEQVKADMDRVAGRFVGIVADHYLGAPGGEQQVDLDAAEVAEVADLINRLRPRANQVLQVLLAQSMDVEIGKALQRAADQLGAAPVADDAEV; this is encoded by the coding sequence ATGACCGAGTACCGGATAGACGACCTCGCCCAGGCGGCCGGCGTCAGCGTTCGCAACGTGCGGGTGTACCAGGAGCGCGGCCTGCTGCCGGCGCCGCGCCGTGAGGGCCGTGCCGCCTGGTACAGCGACGGTCACCTGGCCCGCCTCGAGCTGATCGCGCGGATGCTGGAACGCGGGTACACCTTCGCCACCATCGGCGAGCTGCTCACCGCCGCCCAGGAGGGGCTGCGGGTGACGGACGTACTGGGGTCGTCGTCCCCGCCCAAGCCGGCCGGGGCGTGGCAGAAGCTGCGCTCGGCGGCGCGGCTGCCCCTCGCGGAGCTGCGGCGGCTGTTCGGCGAGGACCCGACGCCGGAGAGCATCCGCAGGTCGGCCCGGCTGGGCGCGCTCGCCGACGCGGTCGCCGGCGAGGACGGCTACGTCATCTCGCACCCGCAGCTGCTGGAGGCGGTCGGCGAACTCACCGAGGTGGGCATCCCGCTGGACGACCTGCTGACCCTGGCCGAGCAGGTGAAGGCCGACATGGATCGCGTCGCGGGGCGGTTCGTCGGCATCGTCGCCGATCACTACCTGGGCGCGCCCGGCGGCGAGCAGCAGGTGGATCTGGACGCCGCCGAGGTGGCCGAGGTGGCCGACCTGATCAACAGGCTGCGCCCGCGCGCCAATCAGGTTCTGCAGGTGTTGCTGGCGCAGAGCATGGACGTCGAGATCGGCAAGGCGCTCCAGCGTGCGGCCGACCAGCTGGGCGCCGCCCCCGTGGCTGATGATGCAGAAGTGTGA
- a CDS encoding DUF2516 family protein, giving the protein MGVIDLIFMVTRWAAIIFGAVALIHAVRQRSDAFPAVGRLTKPVWIGIIAVALVLFFIMGALSFLGIIGVVAVGIYMADVRPKVDEIQGR; this is encoded by the coding sequence GTGGGAGTAATCGATCTGATCTTCATGGTCACGCGGTGGGCCGCGATCATCTTCGGTGCCGTGGCGTTGATCCATGCGGTCCGGCAGCGTTCGGACGCGTTCCCCGCTGTCGGACGCCTGACAAAGCCGGTGTGGATCGGCATCATCGCCGTCGCGCTCGTGCTGTTCTTCATCATGGGCGCGCTGAGCTTCCTGGGGATCATCGGCGTCGTCGCGGTCGGCATCTACATGGCGGACGTGCGGCCCAAGGTCGACGAGATCCAGGGGCGCTGA
- a CDS encoding heparin-binding hemagglutinin — protein sequence MSNPIENVKTPLFAAVGAGDYALQAVADVAGKLRERAEERQTEWRTKSDEWQARADETRERIQHLPDELPAQIDDLREKFTSEELRKVAEAYIQVATDLYNSLAERGEGAVDRLRKQPLVGENLDRAEAAVNDARELTEEALGTVASRTREVGERAAKLTGRASSSTAEAGAEAAATTEKAATAAAAKVESAGNETAGKTEAAAKKTEAAAKKAEPAKKAEPAKPAAAKKAPAKKAPAKNTQNK from the coding sequence ATGTCGAACCCCATCGAGAACGTCAAGACCCCCCTGTTCGCCGCCGTCGGCGCGGGCGACTACGCGCTGCAGGCCGTGGCCGACGTCGCCGGCAAGCTGCGCGAGCGCGCCGAGGAGCGTCAGACCGAGTGGCGCACCAAGTCCGATGAGTGGCAGGCCCGCGCCGACGAGACCCGCGAGCGCATCCAGCACCTGCCCGACGAGCTTCCGGCGCAGATCGACGACCTGCGCGAGAAGTTCACCTCGGAGGAGCTGCGCAAGGTCGCCGAGGCCTACATCCAGGTCGCGACCGACCTCTACAACTCGCTGGCCGAGCGCGGCGAGGGCGCCGTCGACCGCCTGCGCAAGCAGCCGCTGGTGGGCGAGAACCTCGACCGCGCCGAGGCCGCCGTCAACGACGCGCGTGAGCTCACCGAAGAGGCTCTCGGCACCGTCGCCTCCCGCACCCGCGAGGTCGGCGAGCGCGCGGCCAAGCTGACGGGGCGTGCCTCGAGCAGCACCGCCGAGGCCGGCGCCGAGGCCGCCGCCACCACCGAGAAGGCCGCCACCGCGGCTGCGGCGAAGGTCGAGTCGGCCGGCAACGAGACGGCGGGCAAGACCGAGGCCGCCGCCAAGAAGACCGAGGCCGCCGCCAAGAAGGCGGAGCCCGCCAAGAAGGCCGAGCCCGCCAAGCCGGCCGCGGCGAAGAAGGCCCCCGCCAAGAAGGCTCCGGCCAAGAACACGCAGAACAAGTGA
- a CDS encoding helix-turn-helix domain-containing protein has translation MVNGHEPAEADRDARDSGAPEDRPAPGGSGSAAPFADQLGDGAGEIAEKVVNTAQDIGEFIRSQRESAQVSLRQLAERAGVSNPYLSQIERGLRRPSAEVLGQIAKGLRVSAEALYIRAGILEQRDPSPVRDAVLSDPALNERQRQVILEIYDSFCRENVGAASRVADSAH, from the coding sequence ATGGTAAACGGCCATGAACCCGCGGAAGCGGACCGGGACGCACGCGATTCCGGGGCGCCGGAGGACCGGCCCGCACCGGGCGGCTCGGGCTCTGCTGCGCCGTTCGCCGACCAGCTCGGCGACGGGGCCGGGGAGATCGCCGAGAAGGTGGTCAACACGGCCCAGGACATCGGGGAATTCATCCGGTCGCAGCGCGAATCCGCGCAGGTTTCGCTGCGGCAGCTGGCGGAGCGGGCGGGCGTGTCCAACCCGTACCTCAGCCAGATCGAGCGGGGACTGCGCCGGCCGTCGGCCGAGGTCCTGGGGCAGATCGCCAAGGGACTCCGGGTCTCCGCGGAGGCGCTGTACATCCGCGCGGGGATCCTCGAGCAACGCGACCCCAGCCCGGTGCGCGACGCGGTGCTGTCCGATCCCGCCCTCAACGAACGGCAGAGGCAAGTGATCCTCGAGATCTACGACTCGTTCTGCCGGGAGAACGTCGGAGCCGCCTCCCGGGTGGCGGACTCCGCGCACTAG
- a CDS encoding DUF445 domain-containing protein produces the protein MTTDDPAKVRDLRRMKLVAAAFLLAAVVVYVLCLVLGGDDAPTWVGYVQTASEAGMVGGLADWFAVTALFRHPLGIPIPHTAIIRRKKDQLGEGLGEFVGENFLARDVVLGKLESAQVPTRLGEWLARPRNAERAAAEAATLAGGVLTVLRDEDVQQIIDATIVRRLAEPKWGPPIGRVLEQLLEEERHLPVIEMLCERAYQWAVNAQDTIDKVVLKDSPTWSPRFVDLLVGEKIHSELVEFAWKVRQDPQHEVRQAVNRFLVDFAHDLQSDPETMAKAERVKTELMDREEITSAAEAAWRIAKRLIEEAVADPGSALRRKLVEYFRDIGVRLRDDADARATLDRWLAGGAAFVVDNYAGELTGVITDTVARWDGDVASRKIELAAGRDLQFIRINGTVVGAAAGLVIHAVSQLIVG, from the coding sequence ATGACTACCGACGATCCGGCCAAAGTGCGTGACCTGCGTCGGATGAAGCTCGTCGCCGCGGCGTTCCTGCTCGCGGCCGTCGTCGTCTACGTGCTGTGCCTGGTGCTGGGCGGAGACGACGCCCCCACCTGGGTCGGCTATGTCCAGACCGCGTCGGAGGCCGGGATGGTGGGCGGTCTCGCGGACTGGTTCGCGGTGACGGCGCTGTTCCGGCATCCGCTGGGCATCCCCATCCCGCACACCGCGATCATCCGCCGCAAGAAGGACCAGTTGGGGGAGGGGCTCGGGGAGTTCGTCGGAGAGAACTTCCTGGCGCGCGACGTGGTGCTGGGAAAGCTCGAGTCGGCGCAGGTGCCGACGCGCCTGGGCGAATGGCTGGCGCGGCCGCGCAACGCCGAGCGCGCGGCGGCCGAGGCCGCGACGCTGGCGGGCGGCGTCCTGACGGTGCTGCGCGACGAGGACGTGCAGCAGATCATCGACGCGACGATCGTGCGCAGGCTGGCCGAGCCCAAGTGGGGGCCGCCGATCGGCCGTGTCCTCGAGCAGCTCCTGGAGGAGGAGCGGCACCTGCCGGTGATCGAGATGCTGTGCGAGCGGGCGTACCAGTGGGCGGTGAACGCGCAGGACACGATCGACAAGGTCGTGCTCAAAGACTCGCCGACGTGGTCGCCGCGGTTCGTCGACCTGCTGGTGGGCGAGAAGATCCACAGCGAGCTCGTCGAGTTCGCGTGGAAGGTGCGCCAGGACCCGCAGCACGAGGTGCGCCAGGCGGTCAACCGGTTCCTGGTCGATTTCGCGCACGACCTGCAGTCCGATCCGGAGACCATGGCCAAGGCCGAGCGCGTCAAGACGGAACTGATGGACCGCGAGGAGATCACCTCTGCGGCGGAGGCCGCCTGGCGGATCGCCAAGCGGCTGATCGAGGAGGCCGTCGCGGATCCGGGCAGCGCGCTGCGGCGCAAGCTCGTCGAGTACTTCCGCGACATCGGGGTCCGCCTGCGCGACGACGCCGACGCGCGCGCCACGCTCGACCGTTGGCTGGCCGGAGGCGCCGCCTTCGTCGTCGACAACTATGCGGGCGAGCTCACCGGCGTCATCACCGACACCGTCGCCCGCTGGGACGGCGATGTCGCAAGCCGCAAGATCGAACTGGCCGCCGGCCGCGACCTCCAGTTCATCCGCATCAACGGCACGGTGGTGGGCGCGGCGGCGGGCCTGGTGATCCACGCGGTGTCGCAGCTCATCGTGGGGTGA
- a CDS encoding TetR/AcrR family transcriptional regulator has protein sequence MAKRKDNSEIDGRKLRWQEHKLARRAELSDGALAAIRARGSNTGMDEIAAEIGVSKTVLYRYFDDKADLTSAATMRFMETRLAPALAAALGQEDLDEFDLAEAAISVYVRTVADEPEIYPFIMGMTSGGTGVRAALENSERIVAELLAGVLSERLRRLGFLTEGSLTWAYGVVGAVQLATHRWMMDRSTPVEELIEHLLMLAWGGITAIAHAQGDRRVFMSERHELPVPKA, from the coding sequence GTGGCAAAGCGCAAGGACAACTCCGAGATCGACGGCCGCAAGCTGCGCTGGCAGGAGCACAAGCTGGCGCGGCGCGCCGAGCTGTCCGACGGCGCGCTCGCCGCCATCCGGGCACGCGGCAGCAACACCGGGATGGACGAGATCGCCGCGGAGATCGGCGTGTCCAAGACGGTGCTCTACCGCTACTTTGACGACAAAGCGGACCTGACCAGCGCCGCCACCATGCGGTTCATGGAGACGCGACTGGCCCCCGCGCTCGCGGCCGCGCTCGGCCAGGAGGACCTCGACGAGTTCGATCTGGCCGAAGCCGCCATCTCGGTGTACGTGCGCACCGTCGCGGACGAGCCGGAGATCTACCCGTTCATCATGGGCATGACCTCCGGCGGCACGGGCGTACGCGCCGCCCTGGAGAACAGCGAGCGGATCGTCGCGGAACTGCTCGCCGGGGTGCTCAGCGAACGGCTCCGGCGTCTGGGCTTCCTCACCGAGGGATCACTGACGTGGGCGTACGGAGTGGTCGGCGCCGTCCAGCTGGCCACGCACCGCTGGATGATGGACCGCTCCACGCCGGTCGAGGAACTCATCGAACACCTGCTGATGCTGGCCTGGGGCGGCATCACCGCCATCGCACACGCCCAGGGCGACCGCCGCGTATTCATGTCCGAGCGGCACGAGCTCCCGGTTCCGAAGGCCTGA
- a CDS encoding helix-turn-helix transcriptional regulator produces the protein MTQSSMRLLTLLSLLQAEPYRSGSDLAERLQVSRRTVRNDIDRLRECGYAIDGVRGSDGGYRLGSGGTAVPPLVLDDDEAIAVAIGLHAGVNCIIGGMEEVSLQALSKLERMLPARVRRHVRNLGHFVVPMPTDNAQPVPIVDPSLLTLLAGSCERHELLRFHYRDGAPVPAVVSARQRSGARTVRRATPLPPTQRFEVEPYLLVNRSHRWYLLAFDPSGGDWRIFLVHGIEPCTPPAGRRFSPRPLPAADVHEYVGRRLPGSAWKVQATATVEAPAETVRPMIASAEGRVEPAGADRCTVVLGGETPAAIAGVLARLDADFLVEDSPEMARYLAGVAKRFRRGSAVPMAEVRPSEPGARAART, from the coding sequence ATGACGCAATCGTCGATGCGTTTGCTGACTCTGCTGTCACTGCTGCAGGCCGAGCCCTACCGCAGCGGGTCGGACCTCGCCGAGCGGCTCCAGGTGAGCCGCCGGACCGTGCGTAACGACATCGACCGGCTGCGCGAGTGCGGCTACGCGATCGACGGCGTCAGAGGCAGTGACGGCGGATACCGACTGGGCTCGGGGGGAACCGCGGTCCCGCCGTTGGTGCTGGACGACGACGAGGCGATCGCGGTCGCCATCGGGCTGCACGCGGGCGTCAATTGCATCATCGGCGGCATGGAGGAGGTCTCGCTGCAGGCGCTGTCCAAGCTCGAGCGGATGCTGCCGGCGCGGGTGCGCCGGCACGTGCGCAACCTGGGGCACTTCGTCGTGCCGATGCCCACCGACAATGCGCAGCCGGTTCCGATCGTCGACCCGTCGCTGCTCACCCTGCTCGCAGGATCGTGCGAGCGGCACGAACTGCTGCGCTTCCACTACCGCGACGGCGCGCCTGTTCCGGCGGTGGTGTCGGCGCGGCAGCGGTCCGGCGCGCGGACGGTGCGGCGGGCCACCCCGCTCCCGCCTACGCAGCGGTTCGAGGTGGAGCCGTATCTGCTGGTCAACCGCAGCCACCGCTGGTACCTGCTGGCGTTCGATCCGTCCGGCGGCGATTGGCGGATCTTCCTGGTGCACGGCATCGAGCCGTGCACGCCGCCGGCGGGCCGCCGGTTCTCCCCGCGCCCACTGCCGGCGGCCGACGTCCACGAGTACGTGGGCCGCCGGCTGCCCGGTAGCGCCTGGAAGGTGCAGGCGACGGCGACGGTCGAGGCGCCCGCGGAGACGGTGCGCCCGATGATCGCGTCGGCGGAGGGGCGCGTCGAGCCCGCGGGTGCGGACCGCTGCACCGTGGTGCTGGGCGGGGAGACGCCGGCCGCCATCGCCGGGGTGCTGGCCCGCCTGGACGCCGACTTCCTGGTGGAGGACTCGCCGGAGATGGCCCGCTACCTGGCGGGAGTGGCGAAGCGCTTCCGCAGGGGGTCCGCGGTCCCGATGGCGGAGGTCAGGCCTTCGGAACCGGGAGCTCGTGCCGCTCGGACATGA
- a CDS encoding septum formation family protein, whose amino-acid sequence MGGDGMQATVSTRRRTGVAVGAVAVAAILLSACGSDGTDPGGGGTGEHGGEEVSSGGTDVGGEPVNPLFAEVGDCFSEFPAMDGTAILSIEVLDCDAPHAGEVVDSVEIDDSAVGLEQVQGEAAEICARRVPKAVDTERVDPQAQIFYWAPDPTSWDNGNRTVLCGLGVIDGKTTGSVGLHGA is encoded by the coding sequence ATGGGAGGCGATGGGATGCAGGCGACGGTTTCTACGCGCAGGAGGACGGGGGTCGCCGTCGGGGCGGTGGCCGTTGCGGCGATTCTGCTCTCGGCGTGCGGGTCGGACGGTACGGACCCCGGCGGAGGTGGCACCGGTGAGCACGGCGGCGAGGAAGTCAGCAGTGGCGGCACCGACGTCGGCGGCGAGCCGGTCAATCCACTGTTCGCCGAGGTGGGAGACTGTTTCTCCGAGTTCCCCGCGATGGACGGCACCGCTATCCTCAGCATCGAGGTTCTCGACTGCGACGCCCCGCACGCCGGCGAAGTCGTCGACAGCGTCGAAATCGACGACTCCGCTGTGGGCCTCGAGCAGGTTCAGGGCGAGGCGGCGGAGATCTGCGCCCGGCGTGTGCCCAAGGCCGTGGACACCGAGCGCGTCGACCCCCAGGCGCAGATCTTCTACTGGGCGCCCGACCCCACATCCTGGGACAATGGCAACCGCACGGTCCTGTGCGGCCTGGGCGTGATCGACGGGAAGACCACCGGATCAGTCGGACTGCACGGCGCCTGA
- a CDS encoding type IV toxin-antitoxin system AbiEi family antitoxin domain-containing protein has product MGRNRLLFRTNAVGNGFDDHALQRMCNQGDLARVRPGVYAMPDDAATDVTTRHVFAIHAAMAKQRTTAVVSHVSAAAIHGLPLWDLSLARVHLTQPGTAGGHRTRRRHQHMAHLSPAQVTEVDGLPVSTVARTVVDLARTVQFARAVAVGDAALNNAMTTVDELLTEIERLPGRSGANHARSAVLAMDPCSESVGESWSRIIMDRAGLPPRDLQRVIRVNGDLLGRVDYFFDELGIVGEFDGRIKYSGQIDDPRDPGQIAWDEKKREDRLRDAGLEVMRWTWADLATPHRLESLFDSARTRASARPAPIIDAADPLDAYVPRRRVRPRTV; this is encoded by the coding sequence ATGGGGAGGAATAGGCTTCTGTTCAGGACCAACGCCGTCGGCAATGGATTCGACGATCACGCACTCCAAAGGATGTGCAATCAGGGGGATCTCGCGCGGGTGCGGCCGGGTGTATACGCGATGCCCGACGACGCGGCGACCGATGTCACCACGCGTCACGTCTTCGCTATCCACGCCGCTATGGCCAAGCAGCGGACGACCGCCGTGGTCAGCCATGTGTCCGCAGCCGCGATCCACGGGTTGCCGTTGTGGGACTTGAGCCTCGCCCGCGTCCACCTGACGCAGCCGGGCACCGCAGGAGGACACAGGACCCGGCGTCGGCACCAGCACATGGCGCATCTGTCGCCCGCTCAGGTGACCGAAGTCGACGGGCTCCCGGTGAGCACCGTGGCACGCACTGTCGTCGACCTGGCCCGGACGGTGCAGTTCGCTCGCGCGGTGGCGGTGGGCGACGCGGCGCTGAACAACGCCATGACCACTGTCGACGAGCTGTTGACGGAGATCGAACGGTTGCCCGGCAGAAGCGGAGCCAATCACGCGAGATCCGCCGTCCTCGCAATGGATCCGTGCAGTGAGAGCGTCGGCGAAAGCTGGAGCCGCATCATCATGGATCGTGCGGGACTGCCACCCCGCGATCTGCAACGGGTCATCCGGGTGAACGGCGACCTGCTGGGCCGGGTGGACTACTTCTTCGACGAGCTCGGCATCGTGGGCGAGTTCGACGGCCGCATCAAGTACTCGGGCCAGATCGACGATCCACGCGATCCGGGCCAGATCGCATGGGATGAGAAGAAGCGCGAGGACCGTCTGCGCGACGCCGGGCTCGAGGTGATGCGTTGGACTTGGGCCGACCTGGCCACCCCGCACCGCCTGGAGAGCCTTTTCGACAGCGCCCGCACACGCGCCTCAGCACGGCCGGCCCCGATCATCGACGCCGCCGACCCGCTCGACGCCTACGTTCCCCGGCGACGGGTTCGCCCCAGGACCGTGTGA
- the metE gene encoding 5-methyltetrahydropteroyltriglutamate--homocysteine S-methyltransferase — MSTAVPAGIGSSVLGYPRIGPRRELKRALESYWHRRSSRDELLAVGRELQESTWLELAATGLSQVPGNTFSFYDHVLDNALLFGAVPARFRDLQESMHPLDFYFAMARGAEGHPPLELAKFISSNYYYRAPELDQDTVFELNSEALLDEVQRAKQHDVELRPVVLGPLSLLLLSRVSPDASDGFHQLDLLEPLLAAYEQLFEQLARAGITCVQLDEPWFTLERSERELEAFGHAYRELSEAPLRPRLLVTGPYGDFGPALPLLASTKVEAIGLDLVDAPKTADELAAIPGMKRKRLYAGVIDGRNVWRVHKQQTLDYLKELYAAIPDIVVSTSCSLMHVPYDVLMEYDLNENVADHLAFAKQKVGESVALARALRKGPPAKWADEAERPAAVTNDAVRKRVAAVTDADRTRMPFAERRAVQRESMPLPDVPATTLGSFPQTEHIRKARYDLGQGRLTWDEYVAEVHAEIERVIRLQEDIGLDVLVNGEVERNDMVQFFAEQLDGFAITRSGWIQVYGSRTVRPPVLYGDVSRTGPMSVRWAEYAQSLTDKPVKAVITGPVTLLALSYVRDDQPMAATAEQLALAVRDEVADLEAAGIRIIQVDEPAIRTLLPRQDVGREEYLEWAVGAFRLATAGAAPQTQIHTHIGLSRVRSVVEAIENLDCDVTYLIQTRTVDWVLDALGGAGFTRGVGPGVYETRSAVVPDIDELDDRLSRAAEAIDVDRLWANPDGGLKTRHFSQLEPSLRNLVAAARRLRRRADQLEAESALGTGLA; from the coding sequence ATGAGTACCGCAGTTCCGGCAGGAATCGGTTCCAGCGTCCTCGGCTACCCGAGGATCGGGCCGCGTCGAGAGCTCAAGCGCGCCCTGGAGTCGTACTGGCACCGCCGCTCCAGCCGCGACGAGTTGCTGGCCGTGGGCCGCGAGCTCCAGGAGTCCACGTGGCTCGAGCTCGCCGCCACAGGGCTGAGCCAGGTACCCGGCAACACCTTCTCCTTCTACGACCACGTGCTGGACAACGCGCTGCTGTTCGGCGCCGTGCCGGCCCGCTTCCGCGACCTTCAGGAGTCGATGCACCCGCTGGACTTCTACTTCGCGATGGCGCGCGGAGCGGAAGGCCACCCGCCGCTGGAGCTGGCCAAGTTCATCAGCAGCAACTACTACTATCGCGCCCCGGAACTGGACCAGGACACCGTCTTCGAGCTGAATTCGGAGGCGCTGCTCGACGAGGTGCAGCGGGCCAAGCAGCACGACGTGGAGCTGCGTCCCGTCGTCCTCGGGCCGCTGTCGCTGCTGCTGCTGAGCCGCGTGAGCCCCGACGCGTCCGACGGCTTCCACCAGCTGGACCTGCTGGAGCCGCTGCTGGCCGCCTACGAGCAGCTGTTCGAGCAGCTCGCCCGCGCCGGCATCACCTGCGTGCAGCTCGACGAGCCGTGGTTCACCCTGGAGCGTTCCGAACGTGAGCTCGAGGCCTTCGGCCACGCCTACCGCGAGCTGTCCGAGGCCCCGCTGCGCCCGCGGCTGCTGGTCACCGGCCCCTACGGAGATTTCGGCCCGGCGCTGCCGCTGCTCGCGTCCACCAAGGTCGAGGCCATCGGGCTGGACCTCGTCGACGCGCCCAAGACCGCCGACGAGCTCGCCGCCATCCCGGGCATGAAGCGCAAGCGCCTTTACGCCGGCGTCATCGACGGCCGCAACGTGTGGCGCGTGCACAAGCAGCAGACGCTCGACTACCTCAAGGAGCTCTACGCGGCGATCCCCGACATCGTCGTGTCCACCTCCTGCTCCCTGATGCACGTCCCCTACGACGTGCTCATGGAGTACGACCTCAATGAGAACGTCGCCGACCACCTGGCCTTCGCCAAGCAGAAGGTGGGCGAGTCGGTGGCGCTCGCCCGCGCGCTGCGCAAGGGCCCGCCCGCCAAGTGGGCCGACGAGGCGGAACGCCCCGCCGCTGTCACCAACGACGCGGTGCGCAAGAGGGTCGCCGCCGTCACCGACGCCGACCGCACGCGCATGCCGTTCGCCGAGCGCCGGGCCGTCCAGCGCGAGTCCATGCCCCTGCCCGACGTGCCCGCCACGACCCTGGGCTCGTTCCCGCAGACGGAGCACATCCGCAAGGCCCGCTACGACCTGGGCCAGGGGCGGCTCACGTGGGACGAGTACGTCGCCGAGGTGCACGCGGAGATCGAGCGCGTGATCCGGCTCCAGGAGGACATCGGCCTGGACGTGCTCGTCAACGGCGAGGTCGAGCGCAACGACATGGTGCAGTTCTTCGCCGAACAGCTCGACGGCTTCGCCATCACCCGCAGCGGCTGGATCCAGGTGTACGGATCGCGGACGGTGCGCCCGCCCGTGCTCTACGGGGACGTGTCCAGGACCGGGCCGATGTCGGTGCGCTGGGCCGAGTACGCGCAGTCGCTGACCGACAAGCCGGTCAAGGCGGTCATCACCGGGCCGGTCACGCTGCTGGCGCTGTCCTACGTGCGCGACGACCAGCCCATGGCGGCCACCGCCGAACAGCTGGCTCTGGCGGTGCGCGACGAGGTGGCCGACCTCGAGGCCGCGGGCATCAGGATCATCCAGGTCGACGAGCCGGCCATCCGCACCCTGCTGCCCCGGCAGGACGTGGGCCGCGAGGAGTACCTGGAATGGGCGGTGGGGGCGTTCCGGCTGGCCACGGCCGGGGCCGCTCCCCAGACACAGATCCACACGCACATCGGTCTCTCGCGCGTGCGATCGGTGGTCGAGGCCATCGAGAACCTCGACTGCGACGTCACCTACCTGATCCAGACGCGCACCGTCGACTGGGTGCTCGACGCCCTCGGCGGCGCCGGCTTCACCCGGGGAGTGGGGCCGGGCGTGTACGAGACGCGCTCGGCGGTGGTGCCCGACATCGACGAGCTCGACGACCGCCTCAGCCGGGCCGCCGAGGCCATCGACGTCGACAGGTTGTGGGCCAACCCCGACGGCGGGCTCAAGACGCGGCACTTCTCGCAGCTCGAACCGTCGCTGCGCAACCTCGTGGCGGCCGCCCGGCGGCTGCGGCGGCGTGCCGATCAGCTCGAAGCCGAATCGGCGCTCGGCACCGGTCTGGCCTGA
- a CDS encoding 3-hydroxybutyryl-CoA dehydrogenase, which yields MTSEKIQRVGVIGAGQMGAGIAEVCARAHVDVLVCEPSRELAAAGRARILRSLDRGVSSGKITDREREQAAWRLRFTSDLGDFADRQLVVEAVTEDEKVKTAVFAELDSVVTDPRAVLASNTSSIPIMKLAMATENASRVVGMHFFNPVPVLPLVELVTTLTTSAEVGARAEHFAHEVLGKEVVRSADRSGFIANALLVPYLLSAIRMVESGFATVEDVDKTISLGLAHPMGPLKLSDLIGLDTVKAIADSMYEEFKEPLYSAPPLLLRMVEAGRMGKKSGHGFYQYSENGASAQ from the coding sequence GTGACAAGCGAGAAGATCCAGAGGGTCGGCGTCATCGGCGCCGGACAGATGGGTGCGGGCATCGCCGAGGTGTGCGCACGTGCACATGTCGACGTCCTCGTATGCGAGCCTTCCCGCGAGCTGGCCGCCGCCGGCCGTGCGCGGATCCTGCGGTCGCTCGATCGCGGCGTCAGCAGCGGGAAGATCACCGACCGCGAGCGTGAGCAGGCCGCCTGGCGGCTGCGGTTCACCTCGGACCTCGGTGACTTCGCGGACCGCCAGCTGGTGGTCGAGGCGGTCACCGAGGACGAGAAGGTCAAGACCGCGGTCTTCGCCGAACTCGACTCGGTGGTCACCGACCCGCGCGCGGTGCTCGCCTCCAACACCTCGTCCATCCCGATCATGAAGCTCGCGATGGCCACGGAGAACGCCTCCCGCGTCGTCGGGATGCACTTCTTCAACCCGGTGCCCGTGCTTCCGCTGGTCGAGCTGGTGACCACGCTGACCACGAGCGCGGAGGTGGGGGCGCGTGCCGAGCACTTCGCCCACGAAGTGCTGGGCAAGGAGGTGGTGCGCTCCGCGGACCGGTCCGGCTTCATCGCCAACGCGCTGCTGGTGCCCTACCTGCTGTCGGCCATCCGCATGGTCGAGTCCGGCTTCGCCACCGTCGAGGACGTCGACAAGACGATCTCCCTGGGGCTCGCCCACCCGATGGGCCCGCTCAAGCTGAGCGACCTCATCGGGCTGGACACGGTCAAGGCGATCGCCGACTCGATGTACGAGGAGTTCAAGGAGCCGCTGTACTCGGCGCCGCCGCTGCTGCTGCGGATGGTCGAGGCCGGCCGCATGGGCAAGAAGTCCGGCCACGGGTTCTACCAGTACTCCGAGAACGGGGCGTCGGCGCAGTAG